In Arthrobacter sp. StoSoilB5, one genomic interval encodes:
- the secD gene encoding protein translocase subunit SecD yields the protein MARTGPKNSARRVLTWLGAIFVVLTAVLGGGVISGHASWAPKLALDLEGGTQMILAPRVEGSSEISEEQLNQAVAIIRQRVDGSGVAEAEISTQSGRNVVVSLPGTPSKETRDLIQASADMNFRPVIAAADPAAIPVESRTPDDQLPKPTADPTNASDTNWVTPELYKEFEALDCVNPSTEKRERSDPAKPLVTCEAATDKTPAIKYILGPVEVKGQDISSSSFSQVQGAQGSVTNSWGVNITFNAEATAKFKEVTERLNQFYTASLAQGGNDPKAQFAIVLDDKVISAPRSLAVITDGKPQITGNFTQASAKALSDQLRYGALPISFEIQSQEQISATLGGDQLRLGLLAGLIGLLLVVVYSLFQYRALGFVTIASLVVAGGLTYLAIAILGWTENYRLSLAGVAGLIVAIGQTADSFIVYFERIRDELREGRGLVSAVENGWKRAKRTVLASKAVNLLAALVLYFVAVGNVRGFAFTLGLTAVADLIVVFMFTHPMLQVLARTRFFGEGHRFSGLSPDRLGAVPLYRGAGRLRTPTEKPAVVRARNAGAAAEAERRMTIAERRLAEKGQLTGPSNGTKEEK from the coding sequence ATGGCACGGACCGGCCCCAAAAACTCAGCCCGCAGGGTGCTGACTTGGCTTGGAGCAATATTCGTTGTACTCACCGCTGTTCTGGGTGGCGGAGTCATTTCCGGCCATGCCAGCTGGGCTCCCAAGCTTGCCTTGGACCTCGAAGGCGGAACGCAGATGATCCTGGCACCCCGGGTAGAGGGTTCCAGCGAGATCAGTGAGGAACAGCTCAACCAGGCAGTTGCCATCATCCGCCAGCGTGTGGACGGCTCCGGTGTTGCCGAAGCCGAGATCAGCACCCAGTCGGGGCGGAACGTGGTGGTGAGCCTCCCTGGAACTCCATCCAAGGAAACACGCGACCTCATCCAGGCGTCGGCGGACATGAACTTCCGCCCGGTGATCGCTGCGGCTGACCCCGCAGCCATCCCAGTCGAATCCCGCACGCCGGATGACCAACTGCCTAAGCCCACCGCGGATCCCACCAACGCGAGTGACACCAACTGGGTGACTCCGGAGCTTTATAAGGAATTCGAAGCGCTGGACTGCGTCAACCCTTCCACTGAGAAGCGGGAACGTTCTGATCCCGCGAAGCCTTTGGTGACGTGCGAGGCCGCTACTGACAAGACTCCCGCCATCAAGTACATTCTTGGGCCGGTTGAGGTCAAAGGCCAGGACATCAGTTCTTCCTCGTTCTCCCAGGTCCAAGGGGCGCAGGGATCCGTGACCAACTCCTGGGGCGTGAACATCACGTTCAACGCCGAGGCAACTGCCAAGTTCAAGGAAGTCACGGAGCGGCTCAACCAGTTCTACACAGCGTCACTTGCCCAGGGTGGCAACGACCCCAAGGCACAATTCGCCATTGTCCTCGATGACAAGGTCATCTCGGCACCGAGGTCCCTTGCGGTCATTACTGACGGAAAACCGCAGATCACGGGTAACTTCACCCAAGCCTCAGCGAAGGCCCTGTCCGACCAACTCCGCTATGGCGCTTTGCCGATCTCCTTCGAGATCCAGTCCCAGGAGCAGATCTCGGCCACGCTCGGTGGCGACCAGCTTCGTCTCGGCCTGTTGGCTGGCCTCATCGGCCTCTTGCTCGTGGTGGTGTACTCGCTCTTCCAGTACCGTGCCCTCGGCTTTGTCACCATCGCTTCCCTGGTGGTCGCCGGTGGTTTGACCTACCTTGCCATCGCGATTCTCGGTTGGACTGAAAACTATCGTCTTTCCCTTGCCGGTGTTGCTGGCCTGATCGTTGCCATCGGACAGACGGCCGACTCGTTCATTGTGTACTTCGAACGAATCCGCGATGAACTTCGTGAGGGCCGCGGACTCGTGTCCGCCGTCGAGAACGGCTGGAAGCGTGCCAAGCGGACCGTACTGGCCTCCAAAGCAGTCAATTTGCTGGCAGCCTTGGTCCTTTATTTCGTGGCTGTAGGCAATGTGCGCGGCTTCGCGTTCACCCTTGGCCTCACGGCTGTTGCCGACCTCATCGTGGTATTCATGTTCACGCACCCGATGCTGCAGGTCCTTGCCCGCACGAGGTTCTTTGGCGAAGGCCACCGGTTCTCCGGTTTGTCGCCTGATCGTCTGGGTGCTGTGCCGCTGTATCGGGGAGCAGGACGTCTTCGTACGCCCACCGAGAAGCCGGCCGTTGTCCGTGCACGCAATGCCGGTGCCGCAGCTGAAGCAGAACGCCGCATGACTATCGCCGAACGGCGCCTTGCCGAGAAGGGCCAGTTGACTGGTCCTTCCAACGGCACCAAGGAGGAGAAGTAA
- the yajC gene encoding preprotein translocase subunit YajC, with amino-acid sequence MTILLFVMLGLFVFMMFRRNKKTQQQQAEMQSKFAPGVDVMTSFGLFGRIVSIDEAENKVVIELSPGNQATVHRQAVTKVVEKAEEEAPVVPDDASSLTVADGETPSATETPEETIARLNKEDKKDN; translated from the coding sequence ATGACCATATTGCTGTTCGTCATGCTTGGACTCTTTGTCTTCATGATGTTCCGCCGCAACAAGAAGACCCAGCAGCAGCAGGCTGAGATGCAGTCCAAGTTCGCTCCGGGCGTCGATGTCATGACCAGCTTCGGTCTCTTCGGGCGCATCGTGTCCATTGATGAAGCTGAGAACAAGGTCGTTATCGAGCTGTCTCCCGGGAACCAAGCTACGGTTCACCGCCAGGCGGTCACCAAGGTCGTCGAAAAGGCCGAAGAGGAAGCCCCGGTTGTGCCGGATGACGCTTCTTCGCTGACCGTTGCTGACGGTGAAACTCCCTCTGCGACCGAGACGCCGGAAGAAACCATCGCGCGCCTCAATAAAGAGGACAAGAAGGACAACTAG
- the ruvB gene encoding Holliday junction branch migration DNA helicase RuvB, with protein sequence MAEQSLVAGGEEPEERVIEAALRPKNLHDFVGQHRVRKQLSLVLEASRMRGRSADHVLLSGPPGLGKTTLAMIIAAEMNAPLRISSGPAIQHAGDLAAILSSLSEGEVLFLDEIHRMSRPAEEMLYMAMEDFRVDIVVGKGAGATAIPLELPPFTLVGATTRAGLLPGPLRDRFGFTGHLEFYSVAELELVLRRSAGLLDLKVNSAGFTEIAGRSRGTPRIANRLLRRVRDWALVHGIEQIDARSASAALDMYEVDERGLDRLDRSVLEALITKFNGGPVGLSTLAIAVGEEPETVETVAEPYLVREGLLGRTPRGRIAMAPAWTHLGYAVPAGVFGQETLALFDEDENHAESVDTIG encoded by the coding sequence GTGGCTGAGCAATCCCTCGTCGCCGGAGGGGAAGAGCCGGAGGAACGGGTCATTGAGGCCGCACTCAGGCCGAAGAACCTTCATGATTTTGTGGGCCAGCACCGTGTCCGCAAGCAGCTTTCCTTGGTGCTTGAAGCCTCGCGGATGCGGGGCCGGAGCGCTGACCACGTACTGCTCTCAGGGCCTCCCGGTCTGGGCAAGACGACTCTTGCCATGATCATTGCCGCAGAGATGAACGCACCATTGCGGATCAGCAGCGGACCAGCCATCCAGCATGCCGGCGACCTCGCGGCGATCCTCTCCTCGTTGTCCGAGGGCGAGGTGTTGTTCCTTGACGAAATCCACCGTATGTCCCGCCCGGCCGAAGAAATGCTCTACATGGCCATGGAAGACTTCCGCGTGGACATCGTGGTGGGCAAGGGTGCTGGCGCAACTGCGATTCCCCTTGAACTTCCACCCTTCACCCTCGTCGGTGCCACCACCCGCGCCGGCCTGCTGCCGGGCCCCTTGCGGGACCGCTTCGGTTTTACGGGGCACCTGGAGTTCTACTCCGTAGCCGAACTGGAACTCGTACTGCGCCGCTCGGCTGGATTGCTGGACCTGAAGGTCAACTCAGCCGGATTCACGGAGATTGCCGGACGATCCCGGGGCACGCCACGTATCGCAAACCGCTTGCTCCGCCGTGTCCGCGACTGGGCCCTTGTCCACGGAATCGAACAAATTGACGCGCGGTCGGCGTCTGCTGCCCTGGACATGTACGAGGTAGATGAACGGGGCCTGGACCGCCTCGACCGCTCGGTCCTTGAAGCATTGATTACCAAGTTCAACGGCGGACCCGTGGGTCTTTCAACTCTGGCCATCGCCGTGGGCGAAGAGCCGGAAACCGTCGAAACCGTTGCCGAACCATACTTGGTGCGCGAAGGACTGCTGGGGCGGACCCCTCGTGGCCGTATCGCCATGGCACCAGCTTGGACGCACCTTGGCTACGCTGTGCCGGCAGGTGTATTCGGCCAGGAGACCCTCGCGCTGTTTGACGAGGATGAAAACCACGCCGAAAGCGTAGATACCATCGGTTAA
- the ruvA gene encoding Holliday junction branch migration protein RuvA translates to MISFLRGTVAHVGLSTAVIDLNGAGMSVFATPQTLSNLKVGTEAKLFTSMIVREDSLTLFGFADDDEREVFDVLLSVSGVGPRLALAVLAVHEPEAIRVAAHTGDGKAFTKVPGIGPKVAGRIVLELAGKLVPHGTGTGTAPAVINTVEWKPQVVAAMTSLGWSEKDAAGSIDKAMADSPELVDAGNVAQILRATLRWLGQDGARAGNRVGTRG, encoded by the coding sequence TTGATCAGTTTTCTCCGTGGAACAGTAGCCCACGTTGGCTTGTCGACCGCCGTGATCGACCTCAACGGTGCGGGAATGAGCGTCTTCGCTACTCCCCAGACCTTGAGCAACCTGAAAGTCGGCACTGAGGCGAAGCTCTTCACCTCCATGATCGTCCGTGAGGATTCCCTTACGTTGTTCGGTTTCGCCGATGACGATGAACGCGAGGTTTTCGATGTCCTGCTGAGCGTTAGCGGCGTCGGTCCACGTTTGGCTCTGGCCGTGCTTGCGGTGCACGAGCCCGAAGCGATCCGGGTTGCGGCGCACACCGGCGATGGCAAGGCGTTCACCAAAGTCCCTGGCATCGGGCCCAAGGTCGCTGGGCGGATAGTCCTTGAACTGGCCGGCAAGCTGGTCCCGCACGGCACGGGCACAGGAACAGCGCCTGCAGTCATCAATACAGTGGAATGGAAGCCCCAGGTGGTAGCTGCCATGACCAGTCTGGGGTGGTCCGAGAAGGACGCCGCGGGCAGTATCGACAAAGCAATGGCGGATTCACCCGAACTTGTTGACGCCGGTAATGTGGCGCAGATCCTCCGGGCTACTTTGCGCTGGTTGGGCCAGGACGGCGCGCGCGCCGGAAACCGTGTAGGCACCCGTGGCTGA
- the ruvC gene encoding crossover junction endodeoxyribonuclease RuvC, which yields MTLRVLGVDPGLTRCGIGVVDIERNRRATMVAVGVVGTSAELTLDKRLLVIAQAIDEWLDLHEPDVVAVERVFSQMNVSTVMGVAQASGVVIAAAARRGIPVALHTPSEVKAAVTGSGTANKDAVTKLVTKILRLDAPPKPADAADALALALTHAWRAGSGMGAPNASSGKDSLTPAQRAWAEAEAKARRAR from the coding sequence TTGACTCTTCGCGTATTGGGAGTCGATCCGGGCCTCACCCGTTGCGGCATCGGTGTGGTGGATATCGAGCGGAACCGGCGAGCCACCATGGTGGCTGTTGGTGTCGTCGGCACTTCCGCGGAGCTGACGCTGGACAAGCGGCTTTTGGTCATCGCACAGGCCATTGACGAGTGGCTCGATCTTCACGAGCCGGACGTCGTCGCCGTCGAGCGCGTTTTTTCGCAGATGAACGTCAGCACGGTGATGGGCGTGGCCCAAGCCTCTGGCGTTGTCATCGCAGCGGCCGCGCGTCGCGGTATCCCTGTTGCCTTGCACACGCCTTCTGAAGTCAAGGCGGCCGTGACCGGAAGCGGTACAGCCAATAAGGACGCGGTCACTAAATTGGTTACGAAAATTCTCCGGTTGGACGCTCCGCCAAAGCCGGCGGATGCGGCGGATGCCCTTGCCCTGGCGCTCACCCACGCATGGCGGGCGGGTAGCGGAATGGGTGCGCCTAATGCTTCCTCCGGCAAGGATTCGCTCACGCCGGCGCAACGTGCGTGGGCTGAAGCAGAAGCGAAAGCGCGCCGCGCACGCTGA
- a CDS encoding YebC/PmpR family DNA-binding transcriptional regulator, with protein MSGHSKWATTKHKKAIIDSRRAKSFAKLIKNIEVAARMGGPDLAGNPGLELAVTKAKKTSVPNDNIDRAIKRGAGLTGEVVDYTEIMYEARGPQGSALLIECLTDNKNRAASEVRLAISRNGGTIADPGSVSYLFTRKGVVVLPKNGLSEDDILMAVLDAGAEEVKDSGENWEVHSEPSDLQAIRDALKDAGIEYESDEAEFVPSMQVDLDIDGARKFMKLVDALEDLDDVQNVYSNADFSEEVQAALDAD; from the coding sequence ATGTCAGGCCACTCCAAATGGGCGACGACCAAGCACAAGAAAGCCATCATTGATAGCCGGCGTGCAAAGTCGTTCGCAAAGCTGATCAAGAACATCGAAGTTGCTGCCCGCATGGGCGGGCCGGACCTCGCCGGCAACCCTGGCCTGGAACTCGCTGTTACCAAGGCGAAGAAGACCTCGGTTCCCAACGACAACATCGACCGCGCCATCAAGCGTGGGGCCGGCCTCACGGGCGAAGTGGTCGATTACACCGAGATCATGTATGAAGCCCGTGGTCCCCAGGGCTCGGCGTTGTTGATCGAGTGCCTGACCGACAACAAGAACCGTGCGGCTTCAGAAGTTCGGCTCGCGATTTCCCGCAACGGTGGCACTATTGCCGACCCCGGCTCGGTTAGCTACCTCTTCACCCGCAAGGGCGTCGTGGTGCTGCCGAAGAACGGTCTGAGCGAGGACGACATCCTGATGGCCGTCCTGGACGCAGGCGCAGAAGAAGTCAAGGACAGCGGCGAGAACTGGGAAGTCCATTCCGAGCCCTCGGACCTGCAGGCCATCCGTGACGCCTTGAAGGATGCCGGCATCGAGTACGAATCCGATGAAGCTGAATTCGTGCCCTCCATGCAGGTGGACCTCGATATTGATGGTGCCAGGAAGTTCATGAAGCTCGTGGATGCGCTGGAAGACCTGGACGACGTCCAGAACGTCTACAGCAACGCCGACTTCAGCGAGGAAGTGCAGGCTGCCCTCGACGCCGACTAG
- the pdxT gene encoding pyridoxal 5'-phosphate synthase glutaminase subunit PdxT — protein MTNPLSDASSRVGAGLRIGVLALQGDFREHIHAVEAAGATGVGIRRPAELDDVDGLIIPGGESTTIDKLSRIFELADPLRKRIADGLPVYGSCAGMILLADEIADPATDLDGNPQQTFGGLDITVRRNAFGRQRESFETDLDFKGLDFSAGEQGVDPVHAVFIRGPWVERVGPGVEVLAQVDPEHASHTATLHGLARIVAVRSGQLLATSFHPEVTGEKRVHELFIRMIRGEA, from the coding sequence ATGACCAACCCCCTTTCCGACGCTTCATCACGCGTGGGTGCAGGACTCCGGATCGGCGTACTGGCCCTCCAAGGCGACTTCCGCGAGCACATCCACGCCGTGGAAGCCGCAGGCGCCACGGGTGTGGGCATCCGTCGCCCCGCTGAGCTGGATGACGTTGACGGCCTCATTATCCCTGGTGGGGAGTCCACCACGATCGACAAACTCTCACGGATCTTCGAACTCGCCGATCCGCTCCGGAAACGCATCGCCGACGGCCTTCCCGTTTATGGCTCCTGTGCCGGCATGATTCTCCTTGCCGATGAGATTGCGGATCCCGCCACGGACCTGGACGGAAACCCGCAGCAGACCTTCGGTGGGCTGGACATCACCGTGCGCCGCAATGCCTTCGGCCGCCAGCGCGAGTCCTTTGAAACCGACCTTGATTTCAAAGGACTCGACTTCAGCGCAGGGGAGCAGGGCGTTGATCCGGTGCACGCAGTCTTCATCCGTGGACCTTGGGTTGAACGGGTTGGCCCCGGAGTTGAAGTCCTGGCCCAGGTTGATCCGGAGCATGCCAGCCACACCGCCACTTTGCACGGATTGGCTAGAATTGTTGCAGTGCGCTCCGGCCAGCTGCTGGCCACCTCTTTCCATCCGGAAGTGACAGGTGAGAAGCGCGTGCATGAACTCTTTATTCGAATGATCAGAGGAGAAGCGTAA
- a CDS encoding Mur ligase family protein, which yields MFSFSVPLGKLVRTLSRLRGGGSAFPGLVVEKIDPGFMQRTLSSLPHGVAVVSGTNGKTTTTKMVVELLESQGLKVFTNRTGSNFTRGVAASLLGDVDWRGRLDADVAILELDEAHAVHFVNKVPPRFSLLLNVLRDQLDRFGEIDKTARLLEHIALKTTDTVVLNREDPRVARIANVLNVPGAVHNPSVRYFGLDESLRSTFPNDDDMRTATTGPSSPNTPAPGTAGEVSDGPAADVVLRRVGAQDADFEFDGETVTTGMKLRGVYNIFNAAAALSLARAILGTGAVDTPKLVKALGDVAPAFGRGESLTVDGQPLELVLVKNPSGFRLGLKSFPAGGYATMIAINDNYADGRDMSWLWDVDFESLREDGVEVLTGVRAYDMALRLQYDEVRFGTVETDITAALHAFIDGSRGKPKRIFCTYTAMLAIRRELAKITIVEVVS from the coding sequence ATGTTTTCCTTCAGCGTTCCCCTCGGCAAGCTGGTCCGCACACTGTCCCGGCTCCGGGGTGGCGGCTCTGCTTTCCCCGGCTTGGTGGTCGAAAAAATCGATCCCGGTTTCATGCAGAGAACGCTGTCCAGCCTTCCCCATGGCGTGGCCGTTGTCAGCGGCACTAACGGGAAGACCACAACCACCAAGATGGTAGTCGAGCTCTTGGAAAGCCAAGGCCTGAAGGTCTTCACCAACCGCACCGGCAGTAACTTCACCCGGGGCGTAGCCGCGTCCCTCCTCGGCGATGTTGACTGGCGTGGCCGCCTCGACGCCGATGTCGCCATCCTCGAACTCGACGAAGCACACGCCGTGCACTTCGTGAACAAGGTCCCACCGCGTTTCAGCCTCTTGCTGAACGTCCTTCGGGACCAACTTGACCGGTTCGGCGAGATCGACAAGACCGCCCGCTTGCTCGAACACATTGCACTGAAGACCACGGATACAGTGGTGTTGAACCGTGAAGACCCACGCGTGGCACGCATTGCCAACGTCCTGAACGTTCCGGGGGCCGTCCACAATCCCAGCGTCCGTTACTTCGGCCTGGATGAGTCACTCCGCAGCACGTTCCCCAACGACGACGATATGCGAACCGCCACCACCGGACCGTCTTCCCCGAATACGCCGGCCCCCGGCACCGCGGGTGAGGTATCCGACGGCCCTGCCGCCGACGTCGTGCTCCGCCGCGTGGGTGCGCAGGATGCCGACTTCGAGTTCGACGGCGAAACGGTCACCACGGGCATGAAACTGCGCGGCGTCTACAACATCTTCAACGCGGCGGCCGCCCTCTCCCTGGCCAGGGCCATCCTTGGCACGGGGGCCGTGGACACTCCCAAACTGGTCAAAGCCCTGGGTGATGTCGCTCCCGCTTTCGGTCGCGGGGAAAGCCTCACGGTGGATGGCCAGCCGTTGGAACTTGTGCTCGTCAAGAATCCCAGTGGATTCCGGCTCGGGCTTAAGTCCTTCCCTGCCGGCGGATACGCCACCATGATCGCCATCAACGATAATTATGCAGATGGCAGGGACATGTCCTGGCTTTGGGACGTTGACTTCGAGTCCCTGAGGGAAGATGGCGTTGAGGTCCTTACCGGCGTCCGCGCCTACGACATGGCCTTGCGCCTGCAATACGACGAGGTTCGCTTCGGCACGGTCGAGACCGACATCACTGCGGCCCTGCACGCGTTCATCGACGGCTCGCGAGGCAAGCCCAAGCGGATTTTCTGCACTTACACTGCCATGCTCGCGATCCGCCGCGAACTGGCCAAAATCACCATAGTTGAGGTGGTCTCATGA
- a CDS encoding glutamine amidotransferase — protein sequence MTSEAQPAKGTVRVLQLYPRDMNIYGDWGNALVLQQRIKWHGYTPELLEYNVGDEFPGDIDIIVGGGGQDSGQLVIQDDLQARADHLRALADDGAPMLVICGLYQLFGKFFKTSAGPVIPGIGILDVETHGTDERLIGNVTLKSPEFGDVLGYENHSGQTTLGPGVEPLGTVTKGAGNNSKDGHEGARYRNVVASYLHGSLLPKNPAIADFLIRTAVERKYGTFVPGTPDDDYARLAREHAARRPR from the coding sequence ATGACCTCGGAAGCACAGCCCGCCAAAGGAACCGTCCGCGTCCTCCAGCTGTACCCGCGGGACATGAACATTTACGGCGACTGGGGCAATGCCCTGGTCCTCCAGCAACGAATCAAGTGGCATGGCTACACTCCGGAGCTGCTCGAATACAACGTTGGCGACGAGTTTCCCGGCGACATTGACATCATCGTGGGTGGCGGCGGGCAGGACAGCGGCCAGCTGGTTATTCAGGATGATCTTCAGGCACGCGCCGATCATTTGCGGGCCCTTGCGGATGATGGCGCGCCAATGCTGGTCATTTGCGGCCTTTACCAGCTATTCGGGAAGTTCTTTAAGACCAGCGCGGGCCCCGTCATTCCGGGCATCGGCATTCTTGACGTCGAAACCCACGGTACCGACGAACGGCTTATCGGCAACGTGACCCTCAAGTCGCCGGAGTTCGGGGACGTCCTGGGCTACGAGAACCACAGCGGACAGACCACGCTGGGCCCCGGCGTCGAACCCCTTGGGACCGTCACCAAAGGTGCAGGAAACAACAGCAAGGACGGCCACGAGGGCGCCCGCTACCGCAACGTCGTGGCCAGTTACCTGCATGGTTCGTTGCTGCCCAAGAATCCGGCGATAGCCGACTTCCTGATCCGAACGGCAGTGGAACGGAAATACGGCACCTTCGTGCCTGGAACGCCCGACGACGACTATGCCCGCCTCGCGCGGGAACACGCCGCCCGCAGGCCCCGGTAG
- a CDS encoding CapA family protein codes for MGYITSSGRRMVGLLAASVCALSLTACGVIADNDSREKSSAATAPVTATSTPTPTPTPTPGKGPACPELRCTSITVTGDMLVHTQLWQQARADAAAAGQPGYNFVPLLEGQRRYIRNSDLAICHQETPVATPEGPFSAYPSFNVPPQIVTASKDVGYQACTTASNHTIDRGTEGLLRTLDALDAAGLKHTGSYRTEAASQEILMLKTDAATVAVIVGTYGHNGQIPEYPWLVDELDPTAMIAKATKARALGADIVLGVMHAGDEYASEANAQQQEVAHALVDSGQFTMVYGHHTHSVLPIENYKGTWIVYGLGNGVTELSPWYVVNNEGLLVRAQFSQNAAGVWAASDLAWAPSVIVRDPYRWCSVASDAPQGVCASPAADAETHERTKAVVESMGAATAGAHELLITKEK; via the coding sequence ATGGGGTACATCACTTCTTCCGGGCGACGAATGGTCGGCCTGCTTGCGGCATCAGTATGTGCGTTGTCCTTGACGGCCTGTGGAGTCATCGCAGATAACGATTCCCGGGAGAAGAGCAGCGCCGCTACCGCTCCCGTGACTGCAACATCCACACCAACGCCGACGCCGACGCCTACCCCTGGCAAGGGACCCGCCTGTCCAGAGCTGCGCTGTACGTCCATCACTGTGACCGGCGACATGCTGGTCCATACACAGCTATGGCAGCAGGCCCGGGCCGATGCCGCCGCCGCAGGCCAGCCAGGGTACAACTTCGTACCGCTCCTCGAAGGCCAGCGCCGCTACATCCGGAACAGCGATCTCGCCATATGCCATCAGGAAACTCCTGTAGCCACTCCGGAGGGTCCGTTCTCCGCGTATCCTTCCTTCAATGTGCCGCCGCAGATCGTTACCGCCTCCAAGGACGTCGGGTACCAAGCCTGCACCACGGCCAGCAACCACACTATTGACCGGGGGACTGAAGGGTTGCTCCGGACGCTGGACGCATTGGATGCTGCCGGACTCAAGCACACTGGTTCGTACCGAACGGAAGCTGCATCACAGGAAATCCTGATGCTCAAGACCGACGCCGCCACGGTTGCGGTCATCGTTGGCACCTACGGTCACAACGGACAAATTCCGGAGTACCCGTGGCTTGTTGACGAGCTGGACCCCACGGCCATGATTGCGAAAGCCACCAAAGCCCGTGCCCTCGGGGCGGATATCGTCCTGGGCGTCATGCACGCCGGTGATGAGTATGCCAGCGAGGCCAATGCCCAGCAGCAGGAAGTCGCCCACGCGTTGGTGGACAGTGGCCAATTCACCATGGTCTACGGACACCACACGCACTCCGTGCTGCCGATCGAAAATTACAAGGGTACGTGGATTGTCTACGGACTGGGCAACGGAGTCACTGAATTGTCGCCCTGGTATGTGGTCAACAACGAGGGGCTGCTGGTCCGGGCCCAGTTCAGTCAGAATGCCGCTGGCGTTTGGGCTGCGTCCGATCTCGCGTGGGCGCCGTCTGTGATTGTTCGGGATCCCTACCGGTGGTGCTCGGTAGCCAGCGACGCACCGCAGGGAGTCTGCGCTTCGCCGGCAGCCGATGCAGAAACCCACGAGCGCACCAAAGCGGTGGTCGAGTCGATGGGCGCGGCAACTGCAGGCGCCCACGAGTTGCTGATTACCAAGGAAAAATAG